One Eubacterium sp. 1001713B170207_170306_E7 genomic region harbors:
- a CDS encoding PIN/TRAM domain-containing protein: MLQKILRVCFSILGVLLGSALAQMVIVNEWLQATLRVQFTPEIELGTYIVIMVLCGLIFFIFFPLILKGIKNLTKMVEASMEDVRLVDIALGVGGLVIGLIIAMLISFAFYQIPFPWVSSLLTAVIYIVLGYLGFTLPVKKRDDIVAAIQAGKKERDGTTSSRKISKKKNNAAAKVLDTSVVIDGRIYDICKVGFMEGPLIVPVFVLNELQLIADSSDDLKRNRGRRGLDIINKMQNDLDVPVQISEEDYDDIQEVDAKLVRMAKETKCKILTNDYNLNKVATVQGAEVLNINELANAVKPVVLPGEEMKVLLVKAGKESGQAVAYLDDGTMIVVENGKKYIGDNITVIVTSILQTAAGRMIFAKPKK; encoded by the coding sequence ATGCTGCAAAAAATTTTAAGAGTATGTTTTTCGATTTTAGGGGTATTGCTGGGCAGTGCCCTGGCGCAGATGGTAATCGTCAATGAGTGGCTTCAGGCGACCCTGCGGGTTCAATTTACGCCGGAAATCGAGCTGGGAACTTATATTGTTATTATGGTTTTGTGTGGACTTATCTTTTTTATTTTCTTTCCCCTGATACTCAAAGGAATCAAAAATCTTACCAAGATGGTGGAAGCCAGCATGGAGGATGTCCGCCTCGTCGACATTGCCCTGGGCGTCGGCGGCCTGGTGATCGGTCTGATCATCGCGATGCTTATCAGCTTCGCCTTTTATCAGATCCCGTTTCCGTGGGTCAGCAGTCTTTTGACCGCGGTGATTTATATTGTGCTGGGTTACCTGGGCTTTACGCTGCCAGTTAAGAAACGAGACGACATTGTAGCCGCCATTCAGGCGGGTAAAAAGGAACGCGACGGAACGACTTCCAGCCGGAAGATCTCAAAGAAAAAGAACAATGCTGCGGCCAAGGTGCTGGATACCAGCGTGGTGATTGATGGGCGGATCTACGATATCTGCAAGGTCGGGTTCATGGAAGGCCCGTTGATCGTCCCAGTCTTTGTTCTCAACGAGCTTCAGCTCATTGCGGATTCCTCGGACGACCTTAAGCGCAACCGCGGCCGCCGCGGTCTGGACATCATCAATAAAATGCAGAATGATCTGGACGTCCCGGTACAGATCTCCGAGGAGGACTATGACGACATCCAGGAGGTTGACGCCAAACTGGTGCGGATGGCCAAGGAGACCAAGTGCAAGATTTTAACTAACGACTATAATCTGAACAAGGTTGCTACCGTACAGGGCGCCGAGGTTTTAAACATCAACGAGCTGGCCAACGCCGTGAAGCCTGTGGTGCTGCCCGGTGAGGAGATGAAGGTGCTTCTGGTAAAGGCCGGCAAGGAATCCGGCCAGGCTGTTGCCTATTTGGACGACGGCACCATGATCGTCGTGGAAAACGGCAAAAAGTATATTGGCGATAATATTACTGTTATTGTTACCAGTATCCTGCAGACAGCCGCAGGGCGGATGATCTTTGCAAAGCCGAAAAAGTGA
- a CDS encoding CarD family transcriptional regulator, whose product MYEIGDKIVYPMHGAGVVKDIEEKEIFDTTQMYYLMEIVSEGMEILIPVDKADEVGVRDIVTADVIEKMLDSLEGPSDQMNGNWSKRYQDNMDILKSGDIFDVAKVVKNLTLLDRKKGLSTGEKKMLTSARNFLISEMVLVQGRSKEESLQVIEEKI is encoded by the coding sequence ATGTACGAAATCGGCGATAAAATTGTATATCCAATGCATGGTGCAGGTGTGGTCAAGGATATCGAGGAAAAGGAAATTTTTGACACCACTCAAATGTATTATTTGATGGAAATTGTATCTGAGGGAATGGAGATTCTGATTCCTGTGGACAAAGCGGACGAGGTTGGTGTACGTGATATAGTAACAGCCGATGTCATTGAGAAAATGCTCGACAGCCTTGAGGGGCCGAGCGACCAGATGAACGGCAACTGGAGCAAGCGGTATCAGGATAATATGGATATCCTGAAAAGCGGCGATATTTTTGACGTTGCCAAGGTGGTTAAGAACCTGACGCTGCTGGATCGGAAAAAGGGTCTTTCTACCGGAGAAAAAAAGATGCTGACCTCTGCCAGAAACTTTCTCATCAGTGAGATGGTGCTGGTGCAGGGACGGAGCAAAGAGGAATCGCTTCAGGTTATAGAAGAAAAAATTTAG